The window CTCAATACCTTAAGGAAGTACTCCGCCTGTCCATCCGCCGGCGGGTCGACCACGTCGAGCCCCCGCCTTATTCTGTCCCAGTTGGCGGCTACGTAGGGCATTGCCGCCATTACCGCGAGGCCTCTCCTCAGCTCAGCCTCGCGCGACCTGTCGGAGAGATCCTCGCCGAGGGCCATAGCCGACACGGCAGTCCTCAAGACGTCTATCGGCTCGGCGCTCCGCGGCGCCGACCTCATTATCGAGATGACGTGGTCCGGCGGCCTCCTCATGGAGGCGAGCAACCGCTTGAATTCGGCCAGCTCGGAGGCCTTGGGAAGCCTGCCGTAGATCAGGAGATATGCGGCCTCCTCGAAGGTCGACTTCTCGGCCAGCTCCTCCAGGTCGTAGCCGCGGTAGTATATCTTGGAGTTCTCGACGTCTATTAGGCATATCTCGCTCTCCTTGACCACGACTCCCTCCAGGCCGGGCGAGTAGGCCATGGCGCCGCTTAGACGACCGGTTTTAACTATTGATGTAAATATCTAATACCATAGATCATGAGAATAGACGAAAATAATAATTATATAATATGAACATTAAAGAGACGATAAAATGGTTTTATTTATTGAAAACGCCTTTCTCTAGATTCGCATATTTTGCGGGTAAAACACTAAACTGTAGACAAGACGTAGATCTATGGCGAAATTCCATATAGCCTCGCCGGAGGATATTACTGCCGGCAAGGCGACCGACATATACTTCATACGCGCCGTCGAGGCGCTTAAGGCCGCCGGGCTCGAAGACGCCGTAGTGCGGGCGGAGTTCCACGTGGCGTCTCTGCCGAAGGGCTACAAGTGGGCCGTATACGCCGGGCTTAAGGAGGCTCTCTACGCCTTGGAGGGGAAGCCCGTGACGGTCTACTCTCTTCCCGAGGGCGCTCTTTTCGGCGAGAACGAGCCGCTCATGGTAATAGAGGGGCGGTACGTCGACTTCGCCGTCTACGAGACGACGGTGCTGGGCATACTACGACACTACAGCAGCATAGCCTCCAAGGCCGCGAGGGTCAAGAAGGCGGCCCGGGGCAAGACCTGCCTCTTCTTCGGCGCAAGGGTCCTCCATCCGGCCGTCCAGCCCATGGCCGACAGGGCGGCGTATATAGGCGGGTGCGACGGGGTGTCGGGCGTCTTGGGGGCCGAGATGTTGAGCAAGAGGCCGTCTGGCACCATGCCGCACGCCTTGATGATAATCTTCAGAGCGCTCAAGGGCGACCACGCGCAGGCGTGGATCTGGTTCGACAAGACCGCCCCGCCAGACGTGCCGAGGATAGTGCTGGCCGACACCTTCCTGGACGAGAGGGAGGAGTCCCTAATGGCGGCTAGACTGTTGGGCGAGAGGCTGTGGGGGGTTAGGCTAGACACGCCGGGCAGCAGGAGGGGCGACATGTTGAAGATAGCGAGGGAGGTCCGCTGGGCCCTCGACCTAGCCGGGTACAAAGACGTCAAGATCGTCGTAAGCGGAGGGCTCGACGAGGAGGAGGTGGCGAGGCTGGCGGAGGTCGCCGACGCCTTCGGGGTAGGGACCTCCATAGCCTTCCCGCCCAGCGTCGATATATCCATGGACATAGTGGAGGTCAAAGTCGGAGGGGAGTGGATGCCCATCACCAAGAGGGGCAAGTTGCCCGGCTTCAAGCAGGTTTACGACTGCGGCGGCAAGCATATAGTGGCTCCCTGGCGCGATCCGCCCCCGCGCTGTCCCGACGGATCTACGGCGAGGCCTCTCATGAAGAAGTATATGGAGGGGGGCAAGATCGTCGAGAGGATGCCCGACGAGGACGAAATAA of the Thermoproteus uzoniensis 768-20 genome contains:
- a CDS encoding nicotinate phosphoribosyltransferase, which codes for MAKFHIASPEDITAGKATDIYFIRAVEALKAAGLEDAVVRAEFHVASLPKGYKWAVYAGLKEALYALEGKPVTVYSLPEGALFGENEPLMVIEGRYVDFAVYETTVLGILRHYSSIASKAARVKKAARGKTCLFFGARVLHPAVQPMADRAAYIGGCDGVSGVLGAEMLSKRPSGTMPHALMIIFRALKGDHAQAWIWFDKTAPPDVPRIVLADTFLDEREESLMAARLLGERLWGVRLDTPGSRRGDMLKIAREVRWALDLAGYKDVKIVVSGGLDEEEVARLAEVADAFGVGTSIAFPPSVDISMDIVEVKVGGEWMPITKRGKLPGFKQVYDCGGKHIVAPWRDPPPRCPDGSTARPLMKKYMEGGKIVERMPDEDEIRQYVLRQLEAVEL